In a genomic window of Echeneis naucrates chromosome 4, fEcheNa1.1, whole genome shotgun sequence:
- the LOC115042088 gene encoding claudin-18-like, which translates to MAATLCQVMGFLLSLLGVAGIIAATGMDQWATEDLFDNPVTAVYSYSGLWRSCVRQSSGFTECRPYFTILGLPALLQAVRALMIVGIVLGAIGCLIAIFALKCLKMGNMEDNIKASMTLAAGVMFLLAGVCGIAGVSAFANLIVQSFRFTTYGGFSAYGEASVGGLTGALTPRYTFGPALFVGWIGGAILVIGGIMMCLACRGMTEDRKQQYNGMAYKAASHHTIYKSDTRPRPAYNDSYKAQSVDGRQSNQRFDYV; encoded by the exons ATGGCAGCCACACTCTGCCAGGTGATGGGCTTCCTCCTGAGTTTGTTAGGGGTGGCGGGTATAATTGCTGCGACAGGGATGGACCAGTGGGCGACAGAGGACCTCTTTGACAATCCAGTGACGGCTGTATACTCCTACTCAGGCCTTTGGAGGTCATGTGTCCGACAGAGCTCCGGCTTCACAGAGTGCCGACCTTATTTCACCATCCTGGGACTTCCAG CACTGCTCCAAGCCGTCCGAGCATTGATGATCGTTGGTATTGTTCTTGGAGCCATCGGCTGTCTGATCGCCATATTTGCACTGAAGTGCTTGAAAATGGGGAACATGGAGGACAATATCAAAGCGTCAATGACTTTGGCAGCTGGGGTCATGTTCCTTCTTGCAG GTGTTTGCGGCATTGCTGGAGTGTCAGCTTTTGCTAACCTGATTGTGCAAAGTTTTCGGTTCACAACATATGGTGGGTTCAGTGCGTATGGAGAAGCAAGCGTTGGTGGACTCACAGGAGCTCTGACTCCAAG ATACACTTTTGGCCCAGCTCTTTTTGTGGGTTGGATTGGTGGAGCCATCTTGGTCATTGGAGGTATCATGATGTGTCTGGCCTGTCGTGGAATGACTGAAGATAGGAAGCAACA GTACAATGGGATGGCCTACAAAGCCGCCTCTCACCACACTATCTACAAGTCGGACACTAGACCACGTCCAGCCTACAATGATTCGTACAAGGCTCAGAGTGTGGATGGAAGGCAGTCAAACCAGAGATTTGATTATGTGTAG